The Streptomyces sp. NBC_01244 genome contains a region encoding:
- a CDS encoding family 43 glycosylhydrolase, with product MHPFSRRHLLRAAGAGALALPLSGRAAAATSAPGTASQWVGAGSFTHVYDPSTPGRRRYLNDHTLIRANGRWHLFSIVGNSAAPGEAPDSAAEVSFAHASAPAPYGPWTTHADALTVDPGYHGEEHLWAPHVIEAGGRFWMFYAGGGADGAAISLATSDDLFTWTREPSGPLFRGIAARDPMVLRAGGQWVMYYTELSSPGGRHVVAHRRSADLVHWSEPGVAFTDTTTYATVSVTESPYVVERDGWYYLFIGPRGGYEGTDVLASRDPFHFDLTGYAGHVAGHAVEVIADGEAWYACAAGWFRHGLHVAPLQWRDTPPPWQSADNPVAALDAAGRLTVFALDAADHSMLRRVQLDPDTDTWSPWETFGGPAGAVPTLGRNAGGALEVFSLAPEGANLHHRAERPDGGWYDWEEFGGPAGAAPAVARDADGRLEAFALSPGGASVARRRQAASGSRAWDPWEAGFGGAAGAPPVVAANADGRLEVFALAPGGAGIFHRWQETPGGAWTPAWQRFGTASGAAPRVARDGSGRLTVAAIGPSGVGTFSRRQSVPNGGWDAWLPMFGWSAAAPAFTANADGRLEAFSLTPGGGRLGHRWQTTPGGSWDSGGEFGEPGIGLAATPAVASDPTGRTHVFAVTTDGRMRTRVQDRPSGGWRPWTAFGDRAVAPVVSGRPAL from the coding sequence GTGCATCCGTTCAGCAGGCGCCACCTGCTGCGCGCGGCCGGAGCGGGAGCCCTCGCGCTCCCGCTCTCGGGCCGTGCCGCAGCAGCGACCTCTGCCCCAGGGACGGCGTCCCAGTGGGTGGGCGCCGGTTCCTTCACCCACGTCTACGACCCCTCCACGCCCGGCCGGCGCCGCTACCTCAACGACCACACCCTGATCCGGGCGAACGGCCGGTGGCACCTGTTCAGCATCGTCGGCAACAGCGCGGCGCCCGGCGAGGCGCCGGACAGTGCCGCGGAGGTCTCCTTCGCGCACGCCTCCGCGCCCGCCCCGTACGGCCCCTGGACCACCCACGCCGACGCGCTGACCGTCGACCCGGGCTACCACGGCGAGGAGCACCTGTGGGCCCCGCATGTCATCGAGGCCGGCGGCAGGTTCTGGATGTTCTACGCGGGCGGCGGCGCGGACGGCGCCGCGATCAGCCTCGCCACGTCGGACGATCTGTTCACCTGGACGCGCGAGCCGTCCGGCCCGCTGTTCCGCGGGATCGCGGCCCGCGACCCGATGGTGCTGCGGGCCGGCGGCCAGTGGGTCATGTACTACACGGAACTTTCGAGCCCGGGCGGCCGGCACGTCGTGGCCCACAGGCGCTCCGCCGACCTGGTGCACTGGAGCGAGCCGGGCGTCGCCTTCACCGACACGACCACGTACGCGACCGTCTCGGTCACCGAGTCGCCGTACGTCGTCGAACGGGACGGCTGGTACTACCTGTTCATCGGCCCGAGGGGCGGCTACGAGGGTACGGACGTGCTGGCGTCCCGGGATCCCTTCCACTTCGACCTCACCGGGTACGCGGGCCACGTGGCCGGTCACGCCGTGGAGGTGATCGCCGACGGGGAGGCCTGGTACGCCTGCGCCGCGGGCTGGTTCCGCCACGGGTTGCACGTGGCGCCCCTCCAGTGGCGGGACACACCACCGCCGTGGCAGAGCGCGGACAACCCGGTGGCCGCACTCGACGCCGCCGGCCGCCTCACGGTGTTCGCGCTCGACGCCGCCGACCACTCGATGCTCCGGCGCGTCCAGCTCGACCCGGACACCGACACCTGGTCGCCGTGGGAGACGTTCGGCGGGCCGGCCGGTGCGGTGCCCACGCTCGGGCGCAACGCCGGCGGCGCGCTCGAGGTGTTCTCGCTCGCCCCGGAGGGTGCCAACCTGCACCACCGGGCCGAGCGGCCGGACGGCGGCTGGTACGACTGGGAGGAGTTCGGCGGGCCGGCCGGAGCCGCCCCCGCCGTCGCCCGCGACGCCGACGGCAGACTGGAGGCGTTCGCCCTGAGCCCCGGCGGCGCGTCCGTCGCCCGGCGGCGGCAAGCGGCGTCGGGGTCCCGGGCCTGGGACCCGTGGGAGGCGGGCTTCGGCGGCGCCGCGGGCGCGCCACCGGTGGTCGCGGCCAACGCCGACGGCCGGCTCGAGGTCTTCGCCCTCGCTCCCGGCGGCGCCGGGATCTTCCACCGGTGGCAGGAGACCCCGGGTGGCGCCTGGACCCCCGCGTGGCAGCGCTTCGGCACCGCGTCCGGTGCCGCGCCGCGCGTTGCCAGGGACGGTAGCGGCCGGCTCACCGTCGCCGCGATCGGACCGTCGGGCGTGGGAACCTTCAGCCGGCGGCAGTCCGTGCCGAACGGAGGCTGGGATGCATGGCTGCCGATGTTCGGCTGGAGCGCCGCCGCCCCGGCGTTCACCGCCAACGCCGACGGCCGCCTCGAGGCGTTCTCGCTGACGCCCGGAGGTGGCCGACTCGGCCACCGTTGGCAGACCACCCCCGGTGGAAGCTGGGATTCCGGCGGGGAGTTCGGGGAGCCCGGTATCGGGCTCGCCGCCACGCCCGCCGTCGCGTCCGACCCCACCGGGCGCACGCACGTCTTCGCCGTCACCACCGACGGCCGGATGCGCACCCGCGTCCAGGATCGGCCGAGCGGCGGGTGGCGGCCGTGGACGGCCTTCGGTGACCGGGCGGTCGCACCCGTCGTATCGGGCCGTCCCGCACTGTGA
- a CDS encoding serine/threonine protein kinase: MSGVVVHLPQGCSGADGGEPYGDAVTLRLGPGEVARFGRGSAKIPVELRLADAAISRLAGEIRVTDDHWQLTNHSTTHSYLVENPEGAGEYLRVPPRRVGAPVPFEFSRVVLPTRSDVPVSFQVFAPDHVYLDPEAMGAPWGRLTVTAYSLDETATYFLVLLALCEPRLRDQSRVAVPTTPQIVERLRGHAACATLTARAVSSHIDYLAEEKLRIGASDPREPGKGDRRNGKREEIVGLALRFGLVREEHLTLLPPLTGAGGRERQTAR; this comes from the coding sequence GTGAGCGGGGTGGTCGTCCATCTGCCGCAGGGGTGCAGTGGCGCCGACGGCGGCGAACCGTACGGCGATGCGGTGACGTTACGGCTCGGACCGGGCGAAGTCGCCCGCTTCGGACGCGGATCCGCGAAGATCCCCGTGGAGCTCCGCCTCGCCGACGCGGCGATCTCCCGCCTCGCCGGGGAGATCCGCGTCACCGACGACCACTGGCAGTTGACGAACCACAGCACCACCCACAGCTACCTCGTGGAGAACCCGGAGGGTGCCGGGGAGTACCTGAGGGTCCCGCCCCGCCGCGTCGGGGCACCCGTGCCGTTCGAGTTCTCGCGCGTCGTGCTGCCCACCCGCAGCGACGTCCCCGTCTCCTTCCAGGTGTTCGCTCCCGATCACGTCTACCTGGACCCGGAGGCCATGGGCGCCCCCTGGGGCCGCCTCACGGTCACCGCCTACTCGCTGGACGAGACGGCCACCTACTTCCTGGTACTCCTCGCGCTCTGCGAACCGCGCCTGCGCGACCAGTCCCGCGTCGCGGTCCCCACCACGCCTCAGATCGTCGAACGGCTCAGGGGCCACGCCGCCTGCGCCACCCTGACCGCGCGAGCGGTCAGCTCGCACATCGACTACCTCGCCGAGGAGAAGCTGCGCATCGGCGCCTCGGACCCGCGCGAACCCGGCAAGGGCGACCGCCGCAACGGCAAGCGGGAGGAGATCGTCGGGCTCGCCCTGCGGTTCGGGCTCGTGCGCGAGGAGCACCTGACGCTGCTGCCACCCCTGACGGGGGCCGGCGGGCGGGAGCGGCAGACCGCGCGATGA
- a CDS encoding MBL fold metallo-hydrolase, which produces MTAWRIGTTVIHKVLEAEVTVSLAGVLRTDDTALLKRYPWLAPDFGMADGTFVLSVHGLVVDTGARRILVDTCVGNGRASVPFLPMLDSAWLEDLAALGYPPESIDTVVCTHLHFDHIGWNTRRVDGKWVPTFPRARHLVTRAEWDHWASDADADLHDTMQPLLDEGLVDFVGNDHRVCDGVRLEAAPGHTPGQVAVVVESGGERAVITGDLVHHPVQFIEPDVAGLADTDAARAAATRRAFVDRYADTGTLVIGTHFPAPTAGLLRRGGDGGVRFVVDGLR; this is translated from the coding sequence ATGACGGCGTGGCGTATCGGTACGACGGTGATTCACAAGGTGCTGGAGGCGGAAGTCACCGTGTCTCTCGCGGGGGTCCTGCGGACGGACGACACCGCGCTCCTGAAGAGGTACCCGTGGCTCGCTCCCGACTTCGGCATGGCCGACGGCACCTTTGTCCTCTCGGTCCACGGGCTGGTCGTGGACACCGGTGCACGCCGGATCCTCGTGGACACGTGCGTGGGCAACGGCCGGGCGTCGGTGCCGTTCCTGCCCATGCTGGACTCGGCATGGCTCGAAGACCTCGCCGCCCTCGGCTACCCTCCGGAGTCGATCGACACGGTGGTGTGCACCCACCTCCACTTCGACCACATCGGGTGGAACACGCGCCGGGTCGACGGGAAGTGGGTGCCGACGTTCCCCCGTGCACGCCACCTCGTCACCCGGGCGGAATGGGACCACTGGGCCAGCGACGCGGACGCCGACCTCCACGACACGATGCAGCCCCTGCTCGATGAGGGGCTGGTCGACTTCGTGGGGAACGACCACCGCGTATGTGACGGCGTACGCCTGGAAGCCGCCCCCGGGCACACCCCGGGCCAGGTCGCGGTCGTGGTCGAATCCGGCGGCGAACGAGCCGTGATCACCGGTGACCTCGTGCACCATCCGGTGCAGTTCATCGAACCGGATGTAGCCGGCCTCGCCGACACCGACGCGGCGCGGGCCGCCGCCACTCGGCGGGCGTTCGTCGACCGGTACGCCGACACGGGAACCCTCGTGATCGGCACCCATTTCCCCGCCCCCACGGCCGGCCTGCTCCGGCGCGGCGGTGACGGGGGAGTGCGGTTCGTCGTGGACGGCCTGCGCTGA
- a CDS encoding alpha/beta hydrolase-fold protein: MTTQDPTRRSILKSAGGLTAAVALGAGGVLASASAASAADDLRVTERNEQDHRMWYYRFQTSAIGGWTPAVNVLLPDGYHTSGRRYPVLYLLHGGLEDFITFDAHHDIRGLTAWKNLIVVMPDGGRAGWYSNALSSNIGARNWEHFHIGQLIPWIDANFRTYAEYDGRAVSGFSMGGFGALKYAAKYYGHFASVSAHSGPANLRGGNGDLVTHWANASSAAVELNGGSIYGVPFWDQARVSADNPCERIESYRHKRVFLVAGTSPQDIQGYANETLVLATQREFKWNLDRAGIPYEQHEVDGGHWVRRNLLQDDINGVIDRLRKA, encoded by the coding sequence TTGACCACGCAGGACCCCACCCGCAGGAGCATCCTCAAGTCCGCCGGCGGGCTCACCGCCGCGGTGGCCCTGGGAGCCGGCGGCGTTCTCGCGTCGGCGTCGGCGGCGTCGGCGGCCGACGACCTGCGCGTCACGGAACGCAACGAGCAGGATCACCGGATGTGGTACTACCGGTTCCAGACCTCCGCCATCGGCGGCTGGACCCCGGCCGTCAACGTGCTGCTCCCCGACGGCTACCACACCAGCGGGCGCCGCTACCCCGTCCTCTACCTGCTCCACGGTGGCCTGGAGGACTTCATCACCTTCGACGCGCACCACGACATCCGGGGTCTGACGGCCTGGAAGAACCTCATCGTCGTGATGCCCGACGGTGGGCGCGCCGGCTGGTACTCCAACGCTTTGAGCTCCAATATCGGCGCCCGGAACTGGGAGCACTTCCACATCGGGCAGCTGATCCCGTGGATCGACGCGAACTTCCGCACCTACGCCGAGTACGACGGCCGCGCCGTCTCCGGGTTCTCCATGGGCGGCTTCGGTGCCCTGAAGTACGCGGCCAAGTACTACGGGCACTTCGCCTCGGTCAGCGCCCACTCCGGCCCGGCCAACCTGCGCGGGGGCAATGGTGACCTGGTGACCCACTGGGCCAACGCCTCCTCCGCCGCTGTGGAACTGAACGGAGGGAGCATCTACGGCGTGCCCTTCTGGGACCAGGCCCGGGTCAGCGCGGACAACCCGTGCGAGCGCATCGAGAGCTACCGGCACAAGCGGGTCTTCCTGGTCGCCGGCACCAGCCCCCAGGACATCCAGGGTTACGCCAACGAGACCCTGGTGCTCGCCACCCAGCGGGAGTTCAAGTGGAACCTCGACCGCGCGGGCATCCCCTACGAGCAACACGAGGTGGACGGCGGCCACTGGGTGCGCCGGAATCTGCTGCAGGACGACATCAACGGCGTCATCGACCGCCTGCGCAAGGCGTGA
- a CDS encoding carboxylesterase/lipase family protein — MGFAQNRTAPVVHTRSGAIRGATEDDLAVFKGVPYAAPPVGPLRWRPAQPHPGWSGTLDATAFGPGSPQAVREGDPILGGHGFAPFDEDCLTLNVWTPGIDDARRPVLVWIHGGAFISGSGAMPNYSGETFARSGDLVVVNLNYRLGPLGLLSFASEDGEECGNVWLTDQLAALRWVQDNIAAFGGDPAHVTVAGQSAGALSATALAGHAGGDRLFRRAILQSVPLAMPLATPAEARARTAAYLQIAGAKDVDELRTVPWPRLVEATAGLLAATAEWGHWTAPFMPVLDGVTAVRQPVENLLDGPGRDIDVLIGWTAEESAFVFALSEAYASTTKEQVLRRARDSFGDGAAEAYAAYEAARPDGRPIDVLIDLTTDELFKKPTLAFAEARAVRGRPVWTYEFALPTPAHEGRLGAPHCLDLPFVFDNFDKWSHAPFLAGMDTRIRDELAGTVHRAWISFIRTGDPNHPAMPRWDRYDRTSRTTMRFGAP; from the coding sequence ATGGGTTTCGCCCAAAACCGCACCGCGCCCGTCGTGCACACGCGATCGGGCGCGATCCGCGGCGCCACCGAAGACGACCTGGCCGTGTTCAAGGGCGTGCCGTACGCGGCGCCGCCCGTCGGGCCCCTACGGTGGCGGCCCGCTCAGCCGCACCCGGGATGGAGCGGCACCCTCGACGCGACGGCTTTCGGCCCCGGTTCACCGCAGGCCGTCCGCGAGGGCGACCCGATCCTCGGCGGCCACGGCTTCGCCCCCTTCGACGAAGACTGTCTGACACTCAACGTGTGGACGCCCGGCATCGACGACGCCCGACGTCCCGTCCTGGTCTGGATCCACGGCGGCGCCTTCATCTCCGGGTCCGGGGCGATGCCGAACTACTCGGGCGAGACGTTCGCGCGGAGCGGCGACCTGGTGGTGGTGAACCTCAACTACCGGCTCGGACCGCTCGGCCTGCTGTCCTTCGCTTCGGAGGACGGCGAGGAGTGCGGCAACGTCTGGCTCACCGACCAACTCGCGGCCCTGCGTTGGGTGCAGGACAACATCGCGGCCTTCGGCGGGGATCCCGCCCACGTCACCGTCGCCGGCCAGTCCGCCGGCGCCCTCTCCGCAACCGCGCTCGCGGGCCACGCCGGTGGCGACCGGCTCTTCCGCCGGGCCATCCTCCAGAGCGTCCCGCTCGCCATGCCGCTGGCCACACCGGCCGAGGCCCGGGCCCGCACCGCCGCCTATCTGCAGATCGCCGGCGCGAAGGACGTGGACGAGCTGCGCACGGTGCCGTGGCCGCGACTGGTCGAGGCCACCGCCGGACTCCTCGCGGCCACCGCGGAATGGGGACACTGGACCGCGCCCTTCATGCCCGTGCTCGACGGCGTGACGGCGGTGCGGCAACCGGTCGAGAACCTGCTCGACGGCCCTGGCAGGGACATCGACGTACTCATCGGCTGGACCGCGGAAGAGTCCGCCTTCGTCTTCGCGCTGAGCGAGGCGTACGCGTCGACGACCAAGGAACAGGTGCTCCGGCGGGCACGGGACAGCTTCGGTGACGGCGCGGCCGAAGCGTACGCGGCATACGAGGCCGCCCGTCCGGACGGCCGGCCGATCGACGTCCTCATCGACCTGACCACCGACGAGCTGTTCAAGAAACCCACCCTGGCGTTCGCGGAAGCGCGGGCCGTACGGGGCCGCCCGGTCTGGACGTACGAGTTCGCTCTCCCCACCCCCGCGCACGAGGGCCGCCTGGGTGCCCCGCACTGCCTGGACCTGCCGTTCGTCTTCGACAATTTCGACAAGTGGTCGCACGCGCCGTTCCTGGCGGGGATGGACACCCGGATCAGGGACGAACTCGCCGGTACCGTGCACCGGGCATGGATCTCGTTCATCCGCACCGGCGACCCCAACCACCCGGCCATGCCGCGCTGGGACCGGTACGACCGGACATCGCGCACCACCATGCGCTTCGGGGCCCCGTAG
- a CDS encoding M20/M25/M40 family metallo-hydrolase, translating into MPLPFSWAEQERHLVSHLSALIRLDTSNPPGHEIAVARHLSRELSGSGIAHKILESEPGRANLVARLPGTGQEPPLMLLGHADVVGAQPGGWSRPPFSGEVADGCVWGRGALDMKGQVAASLLIMQLLAAHRTPLRRDVLLVVTADEEAGSRLGAYWLWENHRSLVEAEFAFNEGGGQRFMTPGGPVYTVQVAEKGSARMRVTARGPGGHASVPRSESAVFTLAEALLRLRAFAPESVLHPASRRMLTTLADLHPGPGAAAIEQLLKDPTWDRAHALPIDPVLREFVVAGLHNTATPTMLSAGQRQNVVPVEADVVLDGRLLPGELPDRWVAQVQKAVGDRVEVSLLHGRVSHGVHDDPELLRVLGDTVAAHEPGARVLPYINPAATDARAFPDTKVVGFFPSASDADIMRLIHAPDEHTRITDLMFGGKCLLDAVLRLAT; encoded by the coding sequence ATGCCTCTGCCCTTCTCCTGGGCCGAACAGGAACGACACCTCGTCAGCCACCTTTCCGCGCTCATCCGCCTGGATACCTCGAACCCTCCGGGCCATGAGATCGCCGTCGCACGCCACCTCTCCCGCGAGCTGTCGGGCTCCGGTATCGCGCACAAGATCCTGGAGTCCGAACCCGGACGGGCCAACCTGGTCGCCCGGCTGCCCGGGACCGGTCAGGAACCGCCGCTCATGCTGCTGGGCCATGCCGACGTGGTCGGCGCCCAACCCGGCGGATGGAGCCGTCCCCCCTTCTCGGGCGAGGTCGCCGACGGCTGCGTGTGGGGCCGCGGGGCACTCGACATGAAGGGCCAAGTCGCCGCGAGCCTGCTGATCATGCAACTCCTCGCCGCACACCGGACCCCGCTCCGTCGGGACGTGCTGCTGGTGGTCACCGCCGACGAGGAAGCCGGCAGCAGGCTGGGGGCGTACTGGCTGTGGGAGAACCACCGCAGCCTCGTCGAGGCCGAGTTCGCGTTCAACGAAGGCGGCGGCCAGCGCTTCATGACGCCCGGCGGCCCCGTCTACACCGTCCAGGTGGCCGAGAAGGGCAGCGCCCGGATGCGGGTCACCGCGCGCGGGCCCGGCGGCCACGCCTCCGTCCCGCGCTCGGAGTCGGCGGTCTTCACGTTGGCCGAGGCCCTGCTGAGGCTGCGGGCGTTCGCACCGGAGTCGGTACTGCATCCGGCCTCGCGGCGGATGCTCACCACCTTGGCGGACCTGCATCCGGGCCCGGGCGCGGCGGCGATCGAGCAGCTGCTGAAGGACCCGACCTGGGACCGGGCACACGCTCTGCCCATCGATCCCGTCCTTCGGGAGTTCGTCGTCGCCGGGCTCCACAACACCGCGACTCCGACCATGCTGTCCGCGGGGCAGCGCCAGAACGTGGTGCCCGTCGAAGCCGACGTGGTGCTGGACGGTCGTCTCCTGCCGGGAGAACTGCCCGATCGGTGGGTGGCGCAGGTCCAGAAGGCGGTGGGTGACCGTGTCGAGGTGTCGCTGCTGCACGGCAGAGTGAGCCACGGCGTGCACGACGATCCAGAGCTCCTGCGCGTCCTGGGCGATACCGTCGCAGCCCACGAACCGGGTGCGCGGGTGCTGCCGTACATCAATCCGGCCGCCACGGATGCCCGCGCCTTCCCCGACACCAAGGTCGTCGGGTTCTTTCCCTCCGCGAGTGACGCGGACATCATGCGGCTCATCCACGCGCCTGACGAGCACACCCGGATCACCGACCTGATGTTCGGCGGGAAATGCCTGCTCGACGCAGTCCTCAGACTGGCCACGTGA
- a CDS encoding peptidoglycan DD-metalloendopeptidase family protein translates to MSTRGTSGQLPGRVLGILLALTVILAPGLAVASPAGAQTASSPVPAGAAGFAAACPAAGDITQYYSWEHNGIDIANDRGTPIYAVGDGEVTISGYEPGYGQWIRILHPDGTITEYGHMYRRDVQEGDRVSAGQQIALMGSEGQSSGPHLHLRVWGNAGASVRVDPIPYLAERGIDMPCVPGNPPGPAPLVYPAESGRVVSARSVDGRLEVFAAGADGVHHAWQESANGAWSAWEFIAGPKGAELAIGPNADGRLELFAINGQVLQHRYQNQPSGGWSGWENFGEGGRDVAVGSNGDGRLEVFASGPENVFHRFQTAANGGWSGWEGTGVGPGKSRIEMAKAPDGRLEVFALNGEVFRHLYQESVNGGWSAWEDFGIGGRDVTVDHNLDGRLEVFASGPVGVFHRYQTGPTSWSGWEETGGLANSQLTSQRAVDGRVEVFAINGSDAQHMWQTGVNASYHPWESFGGGGTEITAVANADGRIEVFGTNPTGVYHRWQTDFSTWSPWGWLKDTAGPAID, encoded by the coding sequence GTGTCTACCCGAGGCACGTCCGGGCAGTTGCCCGGGCGGGTGCTCGGGATTCTTCTCGCGCTGACCGTGATCCTCGCACCGGGGCTCGCCGTCGCCTCACCGGCCGGGGCGCAGACCGCTTCCTCCCCGGTCCCGGCCGGGGCCGCCGGTTTCGCCGCCGCCTGCCCGGCCGCCGGTGACATCACCCAGTACTACAGCTGGGAGCACAACGGCATCGACATCGCCAACGACCGCGGCACCCCGATCTACGCGGTCGGTGACGGCGAGGTGACCATCTCGGGATACGAACCCGGCTACGGGCAGTGGATCCGCATCCTCCACCCCGACGGCACCATCACCGAGTACGGCCACATGTACCGGCGGGACGTCCAGGAGGGCGACCGTGTGAGCGCCGGGCAGCAGATCGCGCTGATGGGCAGCGAGGGCCAGTCCAGCGGGCCCCATCTCCACCTTCGGGTCTGGGGGAACGCGGGCGCGTCCGTGCGCGTCGACCCGATTCCCTACCTGGCGGAACGTGGCATCGACATGCCCTGCGTACCCGGCAACCCTCCTGGTCCTGCGCCGTTGGTGTATCCGGCGGAGTCGGGTCGTGTGGTGTCGGCGCGGTCGGTGGATGGGCGTCTTGAGGTGTTCGCGGCCGGGGCGGATGGTGTGCATCATGCCTGGCAGGAGAGCGCCAACGGTGCTTGGTCGGCGTGGGAGTTCATTGCGGGGCCCAAGGGTGCGGAGTTGGCGATCGGGCCGAACGCGGACGGCCGGCTTGAGCTGTTCGCGATCAATGGGCAGGTTCTTCAGCACCGTTATCAGAACCAGCCTTCGGGTGGTTGGTCGGGCTGGGAGAACTTCGGCGAGGGTGGTCGTGACGTCGCCGTGGGTTCCAATGGCGATGGGCGGCTTGAGGTCTTCGCTTCCGGTCCCGAGAACGTGTTCCACCGGTTCCAGACGGCCGCGAACGGTGGCTGGTCGGGCTGGGAGGGGACGGGCGTTGGCCCGGGGAAGAGCCGTATCGAGATGGCCAAGGCGCCGGACGGCCGGCTTGAGGTGTTCGCCCTGAACGGTGAGGTCTTCCGGCATCTGTACCAGGAGTCCGTGAATGGTGGTTGGTCGGCGTGGGAGGACTTCGGTATCGGTGGTCGTGATGTGACGGTCGATCACAATCTGGACGGGCGTCTTGAGGTGTTCGCTTCCGGGCCGGTCGGTGTCTTCCATCGGTATCAGACCGGCCCGACGAGTTGGTCGGGCTGGGAGGAGACCGGTGGTCTTGCGAACTCGCAGTTGACGAGTCAGCGCGCGGTGGACGGGCGGGTCGAGGTGTTCGCGATCAACGGGAGTGACGCCCAGCACATGTGGCAGACGGGGGTGAACGCCTCGTATCACCCGTGGGAGTCCTTCGGTGGTGGTGGCACGGAGATCACCGCCGTGGCCAACGCCGACGGCCGGATCGAGGTCTTCGGGACCAATCCCACCGGGGTCTACCACCGTTGGCAGACCGACTTCTCCACCTGGTCCCCGTGGGGCTGGCTCAAAGACACCGCCGGACCGGCAATCGACTGA
- a CDS encoding serine/threonine-protein kinase, with the protein MTTPHTLRDITDRDGADVLPPGHRVRGWTITDLIGAGGWSTVYSARPADRQPDRTGRAPAHPSAAPADIALKIMPTAGYAPRQTRRIVESARREVELGRRAGHARLIRLLDSFVLEAPDRPALDGAIVLVMERAAGSLRELLDAGVAEADRARLIAGICEGLAHLHRSGWVHADLKPENVLLDGSRCVKLSDFGLATQMTGTHGYAPPMGTLDYLPPERWRAPLGELGVEVRPSADIWALGIIIHEVFGSGASPFSGATPMARGAAVQEYGEGRAPLRMDQAVPPFWRELAADCLAPTHAARAPHTAESLLARITAEQGARGRGAGRLWGRARAAILTTAFCGIAGTTLWSDAARAGSSALDGLEAAAAGTIRVFNAEKGCQERADRDPQCSLGLAIDPMRQYTADNVVPSRVWHGDVLAVDCQLPDGRAVIDEADLQSTRWFHVRLPPGSTPATAWLPAVRTRDRPALQGCPHPATGH; encoded by the coding sequence ATGACGACGCCCCACACCCTGCGCGACATCACGGACCGCGACGGTGCGGACGTGCTCCCGCCGGGCCACCGGGTGCGAGGCTGGACGATCACCGACCTGATCGGGGCCGGAGGCTGGTCCACGGTCTACTCCGCACGGCCTGCCGACCGGCAGCCGGACCGGACCGGCCGGGCCCCCGCGCACCCGTCCGCGGCACCCGCCGACATCGCTCTCAAAATCATGCCGACCGCCGGGTACGCCCCGCGCCAGACGCGCAGGATCGTGGAGTCCGCCCGCCGGGAGGTCGAACTGGGACGCAGAGCCGGGCATGCGCGGCTGATCCGCCTCCTGGACTCCTTCGTCCTCGAGGCACCGGACCGCCCCGCCCTGGACGGCGCGATCGTGCTGGTCATGGAGCGGGCCGCGGGCAGCCTGCGGGAACTCCTCGACGCCGGGGTGGCGGAGGCCGACCGCGCCCGGCTGATCGCGGGGATCTGCGAGGGACTCGCCCACCTCCACCGGTCGGGTTGGGTCCACGCCGACCTCAAGCCGGAGAACGTCCTGCTGGACGGCAGCCGCTGCGTGAAGCTCTCGGACTTCGGGCTCGCCACCCAGATGACGGGAACGCACGGGTACGCGCCCCCCATGGGCACCTTGGACTACCTTCCGCCCGAGCGCTGGCGGGCACCCCTCGGGGAGCTGGGCGTGGAGGTACGGCCGAGTGCCGACATCTGGGCCCTGGGCATCATCATCCACGAGGTGTTCGGCTCCGGCGCCTCCCCGTTCTCCGGCGCCACACCCATGGCGCGCGGCGCCGCCGTCCAGGAGTACGGCGAAGGGCGCGCGCCGCTGCGCATGGACCAGGCCGTGCCGCCGTTCTGGCGCGAGCTCGCCGCCGACTGCCTCGCCCCGACCCACGCGGCGCGTGCCCCGCACACCGCCGAGAGTCTGCTCGCCCGCATCACCGCCGAACAGGGGGCGCGCGGGAGGGGAGCGGGACGGCTGTGGGGCCGGGCCCGCGCCGCGATCCTCACCACCGCGTTCTGCGGGATCGCCGGTACGACCCTGTGGTCGGACGCGGCACGGGCGGGCTCCTCCGCACTGGACGGCCTGGAGGCCGCGGCGGCCGGCACGATCCGGGTGTTCAATGCGGAGAAGGGCTGCCAGGAGCGGGCCGACCGGGACCCGCAGTGCAGTCTGGGCCTGGCGATCGACCCGATGCGCCAGTACACCGCGGACAACGTCGTACCGTCCCGGGTGTGGCACGGCGACGTCCTCGCGGTGGACTGCCAGTTGCCCGACGGCCGGGCCGTCATCGACGAGGCGGACCTGCAGTCCACGCGCTGGTTCCACGTCCGCCTTCCGCCCGGCTCCACACCCGCCACAGCGTGGCTTCCCGCCGTCCGCACGAGGGACCGCCCGGCGCTGCAGGGGTGTCCGCACCCCGCGACCGGGCACTGA